The following are encoded together in the Nocardioides okcheonensis genome:
- a CDS encoding nitroreductase, with the protein MTTESYETLARLLAERHTCRQFRPDPVPEDVVERLLETAQRTPSWCNTQPWRVEVVTGAATDRFRAALAAHVMSQPQGPDFPFPPSYAGVYRDRRRECGHQLHASVGIERDDATRRLEQTLRNFDLFDAPHVAIVTTEADLGVYGAIDCGLWLQTFLLGAQALGLAAAPQAALAAYPSLVREHLGLPEHRLVVFGVSFGYADPDHPVNGFRTSRAGLDAAVTWHRD; encoded by the coding sequence GTGACCACCGAGTCCTACGAGACGCTCGCCCGCCTGCTGGCCGAGCGCCACACCTGCCGCCAGTTCCGCCCCGACCCGGTCCCGGAGGACGTGGTCGAGCGACTGCTGGAGACCGCGCAGCGCACCCCGTCGTGGTGCAACACCCAGCCGTGGCGGGTCGAGGTCGTCACCGGCGCCGCCACGGACCGGTTCCGCGCCGCGCTGGCCGCGCACGTGATGTCCCAGCCGCAGGGGCCCGACTTCCCGTTCCCGCCGAGCTATGCCGGGGTCTACCGCGACCGGCGCCGCGAGTGCGGCCACCAGCTCCACGCCAGCGTTGGGATCGAGCGGGACGACGCCACGCGCCGCCTCGAGCAGACCCTGCGCAACTTCGACCTCTTCGACGCTCCGCACGTCGCGATCGTCACGACCGAGGCCGACCTCGGCGTCTACGGCGCGATCGACTGCGGGCTGTGGCTCCAGACGTTCCTGCTCGGCGCGCAGGCGCTCGGCCTCGCCGCCGCGCCGCAGGCCGCGCTCGCGGCGTACCCCTCGCTGGTCCGCGAGCACCTCGGCCTCCCCGAGCACCGGCTCGTCGTGTTCGGGGTGTCGTTCGGCTACGCCGACCCCGACCACCCGGTCAACGGGTTCCGCACGTCGCGCGCGGGGCTCGACGCCGCGGTGACCTGGCACCGCGACTGA
- a CDS encoding C40 family peptidase — protein MPATHRTARACALALAGAGLGASVLAAPAATAADGSTTGSSTTSTVATTSATPTAKQSAKERQRKQARRAARRVDDRVLGARDTAMRQRGDWYAYGASGPGSFDCSGLIYFSYRQAGFPVPRTSAAQAGFTRRIAKQDMRAGDLMFFHGSGGVYHAAIFLRWQDGHAVMLHSPGSGQRVQVAVPWTSQWFGGTLRRR, from the coding sequence ATGCCTGCGACTCATCGCACGGCGCGAGCCTGCGCGCTCGCCCTCGCCGGCGCCGGCCTCGGCGCCTCGGTGCTCGCCGCCCCGGCGGCCACCGCTGCCGACGGCAGCACCACCGGCAGCAGCACGACCAGCACGGTCGCCACGACCTCCGCCACGCCGACCGCGAAGCAGTCGGCCAAGGAGCGCCAGCGCAAGCAGGCCCGCCGTGCCGCGCGCCGGGTCGACGACCGGGTGCTCGGCGCCCGCGACACCGCGATGCGCCAGCGTGGCGACTGGTACGCCTACGGCGCCAGCGGGCCGGGCTCGTTCGACTGCTCCGGACTCATCTACTTCAGCTACCGCCAGGCCGGGTTCCCGGTCCCGCGGACGTCGGCCGCGCAGGCCGGGTTCACCCGCCGGATCGCCAAGCAGGACATGCGCGCGGGCGACCTGATGTTCTTCCACGGCAGCGGCGGGGTCTACCACGCCGCGATCTTCCTGCGCTGGCAGGACGGCCACGCGGTGATGCTGCACTCGCCCGGCTCCGGCCAGCGCGTCCAGGTGGCGGTGCCGTGGACCTCCCAGTGGTTCGGCGGCACGCTGCGCCGACGCTGA
- a CDS encoding glycoside hydrolase family 6 protein: MHLSSLVRVLASVALLATPAAVAATAVSPATAVAPDREPAPHVQVRARAAQPVWLAPARAHRQNPTNPLAGRLWGVYEGPQDQVWRPFTEATGKVREALATIAERPRTKWYGAFVPDTSIRQTVTDYVASSQDGNPETLAQMAVFRMVPWEGEACTRPTTPAEAASYRTWVTELAAGIGAAHTLVVMQPDGPFLLCAPDRAAKSELLTWATQTLSALPNTSVYIDAGAADWCENGTRQESSSCAKILELSGIQYARGFALDSTHYTGPVENIDRGAEILEILRADGYGDKHFIVDTAKSGRPTMWPDIVPATKKDLKNNARTCSTRKMKRCVTLGIPPTPRPADPQWGLPAKQRRIAATYVDGFVWFGRPWLFNQADPFVAQRALDMVRTTPWTATGPR; encoded by the coding sequence ATGCACCTCTCGTCGCTCGTCCGTGTCCTGGCCTCCGTCGCGCTGCTGGCGACCCCGGCCGCGGTCGCGGCGACGGCCGTCTCCCCTGCCACGGCCGTCGCTCCCGACCGCGAGCCCGCACCGCACGTGCAGGTCCGCGCCCGTGCCGCCCAGCCGGTCTGGCTGGCCCCGGCGCGCGCCCACCGGCAGAACCCGACCAACCCGCTCGCGGGCCGGTTGTGGGGCGTCTACGAGGGCCCGCAGGACCAGGTGTGGCGACCCTTCACCGAGGCCACCGGCAAGGTCCGCGAGGCGCTGGCCACGATCGCCGAGCGGCCCCGCACCAAGTGGTACGGCGCGTTCGTGCCCGACACGTCGATCCGCCAGACGGTCACCGACTACGTCGCGTCGTCGCAGGACGGCAACCCCGAGACGCTCGCGCAGATGGCGGTCTTCCGGATGGTGCCGTGGGAGGGCGAGGCCTGCACCCGCCCCACCACCCCGGCCGAGGCCGCGAGCTATCGCACCTGGGTCACCGAGCTCGCGGCCGGCATCGGGGCCGCCCACACGCTCGTCGTGATGCAGCCCGACGGGCCCTTCCTGCTCTGCGCGCCCGACCGCGCTGCGAAGTCCGAGCTGCTCACCTGGGCCACCCAGACCCTCAGCGCGCTGCCGAACACCAGCGTCTACATCGACGCCGGCGCCGCCGACTGGTGCGAGAACGGCACCCGGCAGGAGTCGTCGAGCTGCGCGAAGATCCTTGAGCTGTCGGGGATCCAGTACGCCCGCGGCTTCGCGCTCGACTCCACCCACTACACCGGGCCGGTCGAGAACATCGACCGCGGTGCCGAGATCCTCGAGATCCTGCGCGCCGACGGCTACGGCGACAAGCACTTCATCGTCGACACCGCGAAGTCCGGGCGACCCACCATGTGGCCCGACATCGTCCCGGCCACGAAGAAGGACCTCAAGAACAACGCCCGCACCTGCTCGACGCGGAAGATGAAGCGCTGCGTCACCCTCGGCATCCCGCCGACCCCGCGCCCCGCCGACCCGCAGTGGGGGCTGCCGGCGAAGCAGCGCCGGATCGCGGCGACGTACGTCGACGGCTTCGTGTGGTTCGGCCGACCCTGGCTGTTCAACCAGGCCGACCCGTTCGTCGCCCAGCGTGCGCTCGACATGGTCCGCACGACGCCGTGGACGGCCACCGGTCCCCGCTGA
- a CDS encoding SDR family NAD(P)-dependent oxidoreductase, which translates to MGRFDGRVAVITGAARGIGFGIAQRFASEGASIAVLDLDEAAASEAAGRLELTDGAKAVGIACDVVDAAAAEAAVQRVVDELGGIHVLVNNAGITRDNLLFKMTEDDWDLVMNVHLKGVFNMTKAAQSRMVEQKYGKILNLSSVSALGNRGQANYSAAKMGIQGLTRTLGIELGPFGITANAIAPGFIATEMTDATARRLKMEPEELQRLNAEATPVRRVGQPEDIAAAAAFLCSDEASFVTGQTLYVDGGRKLG; encoded by the coding sequence ATGGGTCGTTTCGACGGGCGCGTCGCCGTCATCACCGGAGCAGCGCGGGGCATCGGCTTCGGCATCGCGCAGCGGTTCGCCAGCGAGGGCGCCTCGATCGCGGTCCTCGACCTCGACGAGGCAGCAGCCAGCGAGGCCGCGGGCCGGCTCGAGCTCACCGACGGCGCGAAGGCCGTCGGGATCGCCTGCGACGTCGTGGACGCGGCCGCCGCGGAGGCCGCCGTGCAGCGCGTCGTCGACGAGCTGGGCGGGATCCACGTGCTGGTCAACAACGCCGGCATCACCCGCGACAACCTGCTGTTCAAGATGACCGAGGACGACTGGGACCTGGTCATGAACGTCCACCTCAAGGGCGTCTTCAACATGACCAAGGCCGCGCAGTCGCGGATGGTGGAGCAGAAGTACGGCAAGATCCTCAACCTCTCCAGCGTCTCCGCGCTGGGCAACCGGGGCCAGGCCAACTACTCCGCCGCCAAGATGGGCATCCAGGGCCTGACCCGCACCCTCGGCATCGAGCTCGGCCCGTTCGGCATCACCGCCAACGCGATCGCCCCCGGGTTCATTGCGACCGAGATGACCGACGCGACCGCGCGCCGGCTCAAGATGGAGCCCGAGGAGCTGCAGCGGCTCAACGCCGAGGCCACCCCCGTGCGCCGCGTCGGACAGCCCGAGGACATCGCCGCCGCGGCCGCGTTCCTCTGCAGCGACGAGGCGTCCTTCGTGACCGGCCAGACGCTCTACGTCGACGGCGGACGCAAGCTCGGCTGA
- a CDS encoding HIT family protein encodes MADCVFCRIVSGDLPGHVVLETDDLVAFLDTRPVFKGHVLLVPREHVETLPDLPAALRDGFLDAAQRLAVAVKDGLGAQGSFVAINNTVSQSVPHLHLHVVPRTKGDGLRGFFWPRTKYADGEPEAYAERLRAALA; translated from the coding sequence ATGGCCGACTGCGTCTTCTGCCGGATCGTCTCCGGCGACCTGCCCGGGCACGTCGTGCTCGAGACCGACGACCTCGTGGCGTTCCTCGACACCCGCCCGGTGTTCAAGGGCCACGTGCTGCTGGTGCCGCGCGAGCACGTCGAGACGTTGCCAGACCTCCCGGCGGCGCTGCGCGACGGATTCCTCGACGCTGCGCAACGGCTGGCGGTCGCGGTCAAGGACGGCCTCGGCGCGCAGGGCTCGTTCGTGGCCATCAACAACACCGTCAGCCAGTCGGTGCCGCACCTGCACCTGCACGTCGTGCCCCGCACGAAGGGCGACGGCCTGCGCGGCTTCTTCTGGCCCCGCACGAAGTACGCCGACGGCGAGCCCGAGGCGTACGCCGAGCGCCTGCGCGCCGCACTGGCCTGA
- a CDS encoding transporter substrate-binding domain-containing protein: protein MTTHALADDLAPTGTLRASINLGNPVLAQGTPDAPTGVTVDLARELASRIGVPVDLLCFDAARDSFAAIEDGRADVCFLAVDPARAEAVAFSAPYAVIEGVFVVPGDSPLTTSDDVDRPGVRVGVKNGSAYDLFLTRTLAHAELVRGAEGTTVFLDEGLEAGAGIRQPVTDFAAAHPGTRVLEPRFMEIQQAVGVPRSRSGAAVDALRAFVEDVKASGFVAESLARSGRTDASVAPPA from the coding sequence ATGACCACCCACGCCCTCGCCGACGACCTCGCCCCCACCGGCACCCTCCGCGCCTCGATCAACCTCGGCAACCCGGTGCTCGCCCAGGGCACGCCGGACGCTCCGACGGGCGTGACGGTCGACCTCGCCCGCGAGCTCGCGTCGCGGATCGGCGTCCCGGTCGACCTGCTGTGCTTCGACGCGGCCCGTGACTCCTTCGCCGCGATCGAGGACGGCCGCGCCGACGTCTGCTTCCTCGCCGTCGACCCGGCCCGTGCCGAGGCGGTCGCCTTCTCGGCGCCGTACGCCGTCATCGAGGGCGTCTTCGTGGTCCCCGGCGACTCGCCGCTGACCACCTCCGACGACGTCGACCGGCCGGGCGTGCGGGTCGGCGTGAAGAACGGCTCGGCCTACGACCTGTTCCTCACCCGCACGCTGGCCCACGCGGAGCTGGTGCGCGGCGCCGAGGGCACCACCGTCTTCCTCGACGAGGGCCTCGAGGCCGGCGCGGGCATCCGCCAGCCGGTGACGGACTTCGCCGCCGCGCACCCGGGCACGCGGGTCCTCGAGCCGCGCTTCATGGAGATCCAGCAGGCCGTCGGTGTCCCCCGCTCGCGCAGCGGCGCCGCCGTCGACGCGCTGCGCGCGTTCGTCGAGGACGTCAAGGCCAGCGGGTTCGTCGCGGAGTCGCTCGCCCGCTCGGGGCGTACGGACGCCTCGGTCGCCCCGCCGGCCTGA
- a CDS encoding phosphatase PAP2 family protein — MRREFRAAAVVAAVMAAAALLVAWTHHLPVRDPDGASLPTWFRLPTIVGSAILLDVVARWALLRRRRGPGGPPTLLAVARQRWDRDQLAFTASGLLTWYVAYVAFRNLKSYVPFVTDRLADPALARIDRVLWLGHDPAVVLHHVLGTGVTNWVCAAVYLIWIGLVPASLAIALVWTRRSTAGAWYVTAISVDWMLGAALYYAVPSLGPTYARPEWFAALPHTPNTSVRDALLADRVQVLSGPWDTHAVQTIAAFASLHVAVMLTICLMTEVMRLPRAVRVAAWAFLALTVLATVYLGWHYVADVLAGLVVGAAAFVIAAVATGNPLQRRERPWSFRGALDLTPVATTAAAGSRDDPDSVGSRG, encoded by the coding sequence ATGAGGCGAGAGTTCCGGGCGGCGGCGGTGGTCGCCGCCGTGATGGCCGCCGCCGCGCTGCTCGTGGCGTGGACCCATCACCTCCCGGTGCGCGACCCGGACGGGGCCTCGCTCCCCACCTGGTTCCGCCTGCCGACGATCGTGGGCTCGGCGATCCTGCTCGACGTCGTGGCGCGGTGGGCGCTGCTGCGCCGTCGGCGGGGACCCGGCGGCCCGCCGACGCTGCTGGCGGTGGCGCGGCAGCGGTGGGACCGCGACCAGCTCGCGTTCACGGCGAGCGGGCTGCTCACCTGGTACGTCGCCTACGTCGCCTTCCGCAACCTCAAGAGCTATGTCCCGTTCGTGACCGACCGGCTCGCCGACCCCGCCCTCGCCCGGATCGACCGCGTGCTCTGGCTCGGCCACGACCCCGCGGTCGTCCTGCACCACGTCCTCGGCACGGGCGTGACCAACTGGGTCTGCGCCGCCGTCTACCTGATCTGGATCGGGCTGGTGCCGGCCAGCCTGGCGATCGCCCTCGTCTGGACCCGCCGCTCGACCGCCGGCGCGTGGTACGTCACGGCGATCTCGGTCGACTGGATGCTGGGCGCCGCGCTCTACTACGCGGTCCCCTCGCTGGGCCCGACCTACGCCCGGCCCGAGTGGTTCGCGGCGCTCCCGCACACCCCGAACACGTCGGTGCGCGACGCGCTCCTCGCCGACCGGGTGCAGGTGCTCTCCGGCCCTTGGGACACCCATGCCGTGCAGACCATCGCGGCCTTCGCCTCGCTGCACGTCGCGGTCATGCTGACGATCTGCCTGATGACCGAGGTGATGCGCCTGCCCCGCGCCGTCCGGGTGGCCGCGTGGGCGTTCCTCGCGCTCACCGTCCTCGCCACGGTCTATCTCGGGTGGCACTACGTCGCCGACGTGCTCGCGGGCCTCGTGGTCGGCGCCGCCGCCTTCGTGATCGCCGCCGTCGCGACCGGCAACCCCCTGCAGCGGCGTGAGCGACCGTGGTCGTTCCGCGGCGCCCTCGACCTCACCCCGGTCGCGACCACGGCGGCCGCGGGATCCCGCGACGACCCCGACTCGGTGGGCTCCCGGGGCTGA
- a CDS encoding PH domain-containing protein, translating to METAAITSWTLVQEIPIPADVHDLLVEGEQAVAAYKTFRDSAIFTTKRLIVRDAQGITGKKVEVYSLPYSRIDMWSSENAGKLLDFNAELEMWTRAGHIKIKLDKKVDIRRLDKLIAWAVLGA from the coding sequence ATGGAAACTGCTGCCATCACGTCCTGGACCCTGGTCCAGGAGATCCCGATCCCTGCCGACGTCCACGACCTCCTCGTGGAGGGGGAGCAGGCCGTCGCCGCCTACAAGACCTTCCGTGACTCGGCGATCTTCACGACCAAGCGCCTCATCGTCCGCGACGCCCAGGGGATCACCGGCAAGAAGGTCGAGGTGTACTCGCTGCCCTACAGCCGCATCGACATGTGGTCCTCCGAGAACGCCGGCAAGCTGCTCGACTTCAACGCCGAGCTCGAGATGTGGACCCGCGCCGGTCACATCAAGATCAAGCTCGACAAGAAGGTCGACATCCGCAGGCTCGACAAGCTCATCGCCTGGGCCGTGCTCGGCGCCTGA
- a CDS encoding cobalamin-binding protein, whose protein sequence is MRIVSLIPSATEILFAVGAGDEVVGVTFECDHPPVARERRVVSTSAMPEGLTPGEIDAFVAAAMSAGEDLYRLDAGALADLDADLVVTQDLCAVCAVDVDTVDGALEHLGCRADVATLDPHTLADVLASVTEIGRLTGRERQAADLVASLEARLAAVEARVAGRERPRVLVLEWTDPPFTPGHWIPEMVVRAGGEPTLGTAGARSGRTTWEEARASAPDVVVVAPCGFGLDASADLAAGVRHHFPDVPVWAVDADGQFARPGPRLVDGVEALAAVLHPDAGLTPGAAREV, encoded by the coding sequence GTGCGCATCGTCTCCCTGATCCCGTCGGCCACCGAGATCCTGTTCGCCGTCGGCGCGGGCGACGAGGTCGTGGGCGTCACCTTCGAGTGCGACCACCCGCCCGTCGCGAGGGAACGGCGGGTGGTGTCGACCTCGGCGATGCCCGAGGGCCTGACGCCCGGCGAGATCGACGCCTTCGTCGCAGCCGCGATGAGCGCCGGTGAGGACCTCTACCGCCTCGACGCCGGCGCGCTCGCCGACCTCGACGCCGACCTCGTCGTCACCCAGGACCTGTGCGCGGTCTGCGCGGTCGACGTGGACACCGTCGACGGCGCGCTCGAGCACCTCGGCTGCCGGGCCGACGTCGCGACCCTCGACCCCCACACGCTGGCCGACGTGCTCGCCTCGGTCACCGAGATCGGCCGCCTCACCGGTCGTGAGCGGCAGGCCGCCGACCTGGTCGCGTCGCTGGAGGCCCGGCTCGCCGCGGTCGAGGCGCGCGTCGCCGGACGCGAGCGTCCGCGGGTGCTGGTGCTGGAGTGGACCGACCCGCCGTTCACGCCCGGCCACTGGATCCCGGAGATGGTCGTCCGCGCCGGTGGAGAGCCGACCCTCGGCACCGCCGGTGCCCGGTCGGGGCGCACCACCTGGGAGGAGGCGCGCGCCTCCGCGCCGGACGTCGTCGTGGTCGCACCCTGCGGCTTCGGCCTCGACGCCAGCGCCGACCTGGCGGCGGGCGTACGCCACCACTTCCCCGACGTCCCCGTCTGGGCGGTCGACGCCGACGGGCAGTTCGCCCGGCCCGGGCCGCGGCTGGTCGACGGCGTCGAGGCGCTCGCAGCGGTGCTGCACCCCGACGCGGGGCTCACGCCGGGCGCGGCCCGCGAGGTCTGA
- a CDS encoding DUF3048 domain-containing protein — MRHRLTVSVAALAAASLLLAGCGGGDEETPGDPAASSEPTTSDASAPPEPVYWPLTGLERKGNAPKHPVIVTKVDNTSSSAPQVGLGSADLVVEELVEGGYTRLAAFYYSKVPADIGPVRSMRASDIGIVPEGATVVTSGAAQVTINRINGAGIPWITEGAAGVYRDNTRSAPYNLFAHLADISKRLKAEEEPPAYLPWGTEADLPKGDKASTLTADFGAHTTSWQFQGGRYVNTDSYAAEGDEFPADSVLVLRVKVGDAGYTDPAGYPVPETKFEGTGAALLFHGGRVVRGTWSKDGLTGRIELSTKNGELTVPAGHTWVELVPAVNGDVTFAK, encoded by the coding sequence GTGCGTCACCGCCTCACCGTGTCCGTCGCCGCGCTCGCCGCGGCCTCGCTGCTGCTCGCCGGGTGCGGCGGGGGCGACGAGGAGACCCCGGGTGACCCGGCGGCCTCGTCGGAGCCGACCACGTCGGACGCCTCGGCGCCGCCCGAGCCGGTCTACTGGCCGCTGACGGGCCTGGAGCGCAAGGGCAACGCGCCGAAGCACCCGGTGATCGTGACGAAGGTCGACAACACGTCCTCGAGCGCCCCGCAGGTGGGCCTCGGGTCGGCCGACCTGGTGGTCGAGGAGCTGGTCGAGGGCGGCTACACGCGCCTCGCGGCCTTCTACTACTCGAAGGTCCCCGCCGACATCGGTCCGGTCCGCTCGATGCGCGCCAGCGACATCGGCATCGTGCCGGAGGGCGCCACCGTCGTGACCAGCGGCGCGGCGCAGGTGACGATCAACCGGATCAACGGCGCGGGCATCCCGTGGATCACAGAGGGTGCGGCCGGCGTCTACCGCGACAACACCCGCTCGGCGCCCTACAACCTCTTCGCACACCTCGCCGACATCTCGAAGCGGCTCAAGGCCGAGGAGGAGCCGCCCGCCTACCTGCCGTGGGGCACGGAGGCCGACCTGCCCAAGGGCGACAAGGCCAGCACCCTCACCGCCGACTTCGGGGCGCACACCACGTCGTGGCAGTTCCAGGGCGGGCGCTACGTCAACACCGACTCCTACGCCGCCGAGGGCGACGAGTTCCCGGCCGACTCGGTGCTCGTGCTGCGGGTCAAGGTCGGCGACGCCGGCTACACCGACCCCGCGGGCTACCCCGTGCCGGAGACGAAGTTCGAGGGCACCGGCGCGGCGCTGCTGTTCCACGGCGGTCGCGTGGTCCGGGGCACCTGGTCCAAGGACGGCCTGACCGGCCGGATCGAGCTCAGCACGAAGAACGGCGAGCTCACCGTCCCGGCCGGCCACACGTGGGTCGAGCTGGTCCCGGCCGTCAACGGCGACGTCACGTTCGCGAAGTAG